The Mycobacteriales bacterium DNA segment CGGCGGGCGGGGTTCTGGGACAACGTCGGTCGCTGCTGCGGCACGGCCGGAGTGCTGGCACTCGGCTGCGACCGGCTGGTCGAGGCGGGCGACGACCCCGGGTTCGTCGATGTCCTTGTCGCGGACCTCGTCGGGTTGGCGATCGACGACAGCGGCGGCGTCCGTTGGTCGAACATCGAGCATCGCGCGACGCCGAGCATTCTCGAGCCGCGCACGGGATGGGCGATGGGAAGCAGCGGTGTGATCCGTGAGCTGCTGCGCCGGGCGCGGATCGCGCTCGGCGGCGATCCCTGGTACGCCGTGGGCTGGCCCGATCATCCGATGGTGCGCCCGGTTGGCTGAATCCTCACCCGTCGCGCTGCGCCGCAACCGCCGGTGGATGCTCTTCCAGGGCGGCCAGCTGCTGTCGGACGCCGGGAGCGCATCGACCGCCGTCGCCTATCCGCTCCTCGTCCTGGTCCTCACGGGCTCTCCGGCGCGCGCCGGCATCGTCGGCTTCGCCCGCACGCTTCCGCTCGCCTTGCTGGCCATCCCGGCGGGTGTCCTGGCCGACCGCTGGAACCGCAAATGGGTCATGGTCGGCGCGGACGTCATCCGGGCCGGCGCGGTCGGAGTGCTCGCCGCGTTGATCGCCGCCGGCCACGCGAGCTTCTGGGTCCTCCCGGTCGTGGCCTTTGTCGAAGGAGCCGGCAACGCGATGTTCCTGGCCGCCCAGGCCGGCGCGCTGCGGGCGATCGTCCCGCTCCCGCAGCTGCCCGAGGCGATGAGCTCGTTGGACGGCCGCGAGGCCGCGGTCCGGCTGGCCGGGCCGCCGCTCGGCGGCGCACTGTTCGCGGTGGCCAACGTCCTACCGTTCGCCGTCGACGCGGCGTCGTACCTGTTCTCGACCGGCTCGTTGCTCGCCATCCGTGCGCCGTTCCAGCAGAGCGCCGAGCGGAACCGCGGGTCGTTGCGCGCGCGGGCTGCCGAAGGTCTTCGCTACCTGTGGAAGCAGCGGTTCCTTCGAACCTGTGCCCTGCTGTTCGGGCTCACCAACTTCATCGTTCCGGGCTTGCTGCTCGCCGTCGTGGTGCTGGCGCACCGGCGCCATCTGTCCGGTGGCGAGGTGGGGCTGCTCGTTGCATCGTTCGGCGCGAGCGTCTTGGTCGGCGCGATGATCGCATCGTCGATCCGGCGCGCGCTTCCGGTGCGCGGAGTGCTGCTGCTCGAGCTCTGGACCTATCTCGGTTCGGCGGTGTTTCTCTTCTGGCCCAACGTGTTCGTCCTGGCCGCCAGCCTGGTCCCGGCCGGGCTGGCGATTCCGGCATCGGACTCCGTCGTGCATGCCTATCGGATCGCGATGACCCCGGACCGGCTGCTCAGCCGGTCCGAGTCGGTGCGCTCCACGTTGTCCCTCGCGATCGCGCCGTTCGGACCCTTGCTTGCCGGCTACCTGCTCAGTGTCACGACGCCACGGATCACGGTCAGCGTGTTCGTCGCCGTATCGGCCGTGCTGGCGGGCTGGGCGACGCTCAGCCCGTCGATTCGCAGCGCGCCGCGCCTCGACGAGGTTTTCAACGCGGGCGGGACAGGAGATCCGCCACTGCAAGCGTGTTGATCACCCGAGCCGGCTCGACACCGCACTCCTCGGCCCGCTCGCACCCGTTGCGCTGCCACTCGAGCTGCCCGGGCGCGTGCGCGTCGGTGTCGATGGAGAACACGCAGCCGGACTCAACCGCCTGGCGGAGCAGCCGGCGTGGCGGGTCCAGCCGCTCCGGGCGGGAGTTGATCTCGACCGCGACCCCGAACTGGCGGCAGGCCTCGAAGACGATCTCGGCGTCGAACTCCGACTCGGGCCGGCCACGTCCGGCCAGCAGCCGGCCCGTGCAGTGGCCGAGGATGTCGGTGTGCGGGTTCGCGATCGCCGTCACCATCCGCCGGGTCATCGGGGCGCGGTCCATGCGCAGCTTCGAGTGCACGGACGCGACCACGATGTCGAGCTCGCCGAGTAGCTCGTCCTCCTGGTCGAGCGCGCCGTCCTCGAGGATGTCGACCTCGATGCCGGTGAGGATCCGGAACGGCGCCATCTCCTCGTTCAACCGGCGTACGACGTCGAGCTGCTCGCGAAGCCGCTCCGGGCTGAGCCCGCGCGCGACCGTCAGCCGCGGCGAGTGGTCGGTCAGCGCGACGTACTCGTGGCCGAGGTCGCGGGCCGCACGCACCATCTCCTCGATGGGGGACCCGCCGTCGCTCCAGTCGCTGTGCATATGCAGGTCGCCACGCAGCGCCCGCCGCATCCGGCTCGGGGGCTCGTCCGGCGGCAGGTCCGGTTCGACCTTGGCGAGGTAGGCCGGACGCCGGCCCGCGATCGAGTCCGCGATCGCTCCGGCGGTCGAGTCACCGATGCCGGCCAGCTGGGTGAGAGTGCCGTTCGCCGCCCGGCGGGTGAGCTCTTCGATGCCGAGCGACTCCGCGACCGACGCGGCCGTGCGGAACGCCTTCACCCGCGGCGTCGCCGCTCCGGTGCGTTCGAGCAGGTAGGCGATCTCGCGAAGATCGGCGACCGGATCGCGCGCCGAGCTCACCGATCGACCTGCGGACGCGGCGCCACCGGGCGAGTATGCCGCGCAACCCGGCAGCCGGTGGCGAGGGGCTGCACCGCGCCGCGCCCGGACCGTGTTCTACTTCGGCCGTGAGCGATGCCGAGATCGTGGTCGACTGGGATCAGTGCGAAGGCAACGCAGTGTGCGAGAGCATCCTGCCGCAGGTCTTCCAGGTCGACGACGACAACTTCATGAACGTCCTCATGCCGAACCCGCCGGAGGAGCTGCTCGACAAGGTGCAGGAGGCGGTCGACATGTGCCCCAAGCGAGCGCTCGCGCTTCGCCGCGGAGGCGGGTAGCGCGAGCTGGGACGGTGCGCGACGCGACCGCTACTGGTCGCGGATCGCGATGCCGGCCTCGCGAGCCAGCGAGATCGCCAGCGAGGGCAGGTCGCTCGCGTCGATCTGCGCGCCCTTCAGGTGGAGCGCGCCGGTGACGCCGCCGAGGTCGCAGTCGGAGATCACCAGACACTCGACCGTCGCCGCGTCGAAGCGGGCGCGGCGCATCGAGCAGCCGGTGATGCTCACGTGCTCGAACGTGGTGTTCGTGAAGTCGGCGCCTGACAGGTCGCAGTCGCGGAAGGTCACTCGCCGCAGCCGGCTGAAGCGCAGGGACAGCTCGTCGGTCACCCCGCCCTCGACCACGGTCTCCTCGAGCAGCCCGTTGGCGAACGTGACGCCGCGCAGCCGGGTGTCGGTGAGGGCCAGCCGGCGGGCGATGAAGTCGCGAGCCACGATGCCGGAAAGGTCGCATCCGTCGAGACGGAGGTCGACCAGCTCCGGTCGGTCGAGGGACAGCTCGAGCACCCGGGCGCCCGCGAGCCACAGGTCCGAGACGTCTTCGTCGCAGTCGCCGGCGAAGGTCGTGGCCGGTTCCGCGCCGCTGAGGTTCGGTGCGATCGGACGGTGCGCCTTGCCGCAGGGTGCGGCATCAGCGCCGGATCCACTCACCGTGGCGAGGGTAGCCGCCGGGCGAGATCGGACCGCCCGCCGAACAGGCCGCACCGACCGGGGGATGGGCCCGATCCGGCACCCAATAGCGTGACCTCATGGTGACCCGACAGGAACGCGCTCAGTCCTTCGGGTCGGTCGCGACGTCGTACGACCGGCTGCGCCCGGCGCCCGCGCCGGGGGCGCTGGACTGGCTCGTGCCGTCCGGCTGCACGGTCGCGGTCGACCTCGCGGCGGGAACCGGGTTGTTCACCCGGCCACTGGCCGAGCGCGTCCCTCGGGTGATTGCGGTGGAGCCTGACCCGAAGATGCGCTCGGTCCTCGCCCTGCGCTCGCCGGGCGTCGAGCTGGTGGAAGGTACCGGCGAGGCGATCCCGCTTCCGGACGCCGGAGCGGACGCGCTGTTCGTCTCCTCGGCGTGGCACTGGCTGGACCCCGCGCGGGCGCTTCCGGAGATCGCCCGGGTGCTTCGCGACGGCGGCCGGCTGGGCGTGCTGTGGACCAGCCGGGACCGCGACGTGGAGTGGGTCCGAGACCTCGACCGGCTGCCGGGCGAGCCGCCCTGGGACGGCGAAGCCGAAGGCCGGCACCGCAGGCGGCGCGAGCTCGACCTCACCCTGGGCGGCGCGTCCTTCTTTACGGCGGTCGAGCAGATGTCGTTCCCGGACACGCGGCGGATGCGCAAGGACGACGTGGTCGAGATGGCCGGCACCTACAGCGCGGTCATCACCGCCCCGCCGGACGTCCGGCGGACCGTGCTGGGCAACGCCCGGGCCGCGCTCGATCGGCGGTTTCCCGGGGTGGCCGAGGTCGAGTTCCCGATCCGGTCGTGGTGCTTCCGCGCCGACCGGCTCGCGCGCTGAGGCGCAGCCACCGCGCCGAGCGGTGGCCGGCGCCTCTTGCCCGATTCAGGCCTGCGCGGCCGAGTGCGCCGGTACTCTCCGGCTCGTGGCGCCCCGCGGATCGTCGCCGAGAACCGGTCGCATCGACCGGATGGCTGAAGGCGAGCCGCCGGCCGCCCGTGTCGAGGCCTTCCCGGTCGACGTCCGGCAGGCCGATCCCGGCAGCTCTCGAAGCGCATCCGTCATCGACCTCGAACACCTCGAGCGGCACGAGCCCGATCTGCGGGTCTTCGTGCGGTCGGAGCGGCGCTCCGACGCAACGCTCGAGGTCGTGCTTCGGCTGGTTCCCGACCCCGGCGCCTGAGGCGCCGCAGGTTGCTACCCCAGCGGCCGGGCGAGGAATCCGGTGGTCGGCTTTCCCGGCCGGCCGAAGGTTCCGGTCACAACGCCGTCGGAGTTCACGAAGTTCACCTCGGTCTGCGCCCTCGCCTTGGGATAGCGCAGCCGCACGAGTCGATGGCCGGGAACGTGCAGGTAAACGATCGTTGCGGCGGCGGCGGAGCCGGTCGTCGCCGTGCCCACCCAGCTTCCGTTGTCCGCGACGGCGACGATCGCCGAGCCGCGACCGAGCGACGTGCCGGCGCGGGGTAGCCGGATCGAGTGCACGTTTCCGGCGCGGTCGACGAACCCGTACGTGACGTCGTGGCGGTCGGCGTAGCTGCCGACGATGACGCCGTTGTCGTTGACGCCGGACGCGAAGATCGCCGTCGCCTTCTTGATCGACAGCGACAGCAGGTGGACCGCTCCGGGCGGTCCCGCGAACGATCGTGGCCTCCCGCTCATCGTGAAGCCGGAGCCCACGACCTCGCCGTTGTCGTTCACTCCGCTCGCGATGACCGAGCTGGGGTTGAGCTTCGGCACCCTGACCCGGCGAAGCGTCCCGTCCGGGGTGCGCAGGTACAGCCGCGGGGCGCCGTGCCCTTTCGGGTTGAACGCCGACACCAGCAGCTCGCCACCAGGGGACACCGCATCGACCTGGATGCTGGGGTAACCGGGAACCTTGACCCAGGTGAGGTGGTCGCCCGGCGCCTTGATGAAGGTCCGGCTGGCGTTCGGTCCCGGACCGCTCACGGATCCGACGACATCGCCGGAGGACGTGAGCCCGGCGACGACGGCAGCGAGCCGGTGCGGGTCGTGCACCGACGGGACGTGCACGCGGGAGTAGTGGTAATGCCCGGCGGCGACCGCGGCTTGTGCGGGTGACGCTCGGACCGCAGCGGCGGCACCGGCGTTGCTCACCGTCGCCAGCAGCGCGAGGCCGATGAGGGCCACCGGCTGCTTCACGATCATCCGCGCAGTATGCCGGTGGGTGTTTCGAACCGGGCCGGCCGGCGCACGCAAATCGCACGAAAGCGCCACTCGGCTTCATTCCGCG contains these protein-coding regions:
- a CDS encoding class I SAM-dependent methyltransferase; translation: MVTRQERAQSFGSVATSYDRLRPAPAPGALDWLVPSGCTVAVDLAAGTGLFTRPLAERVPRVIAVEPDPKMRSVLALRSPGVELVEGTGEAIPLPDAGADALFVSSAWHWLDPARALPEIARVLRDGGRLGVLWTSRDRDVEWVRDLDRLPGEPPWDGEAEGRHRRRRELDLTLGGASFFTAVEQMSFPDTRRMRKDDVVEMAGTYSAVITAPPDVRRTVLGNARAALDRRFPGVAEVEFPIRSWCFRADRLAR
- a CDS encoding pentapeptide repeat-containing protein, yielding MSGSGADAAPCGKAHRPIAPNLSGAEPATTFAGDCDEDVSDLWLAGARVLELSLDRPELVDLRLDGCDLSGIVARDFIARRLALTDTRLRGVTFANGLLEETVVEGGVTDELSLRFSRLRRVTFRDCDLSGADFTNTTFEHVSITGCSMRRARFDAATVECLVISDCDLGGVTGALHLKGAQIDASDLPSLAISLAREAGIAIRDQ
- a CDS encoding ferredoxin, whose translation is MSDAEIVVDWDQCEGNAVCESILPQVFQVDDDNFMNVLMPNPPEELLDKVQEAVDMCPKRALALRRGGG
- a CDS encoding MFS transporter, with protein sequence MAESSPVALRRNRRWMLFQGGQLLSDAGSASTAVAYPLLVLVLTGSPARAGIVGFARTLPLALLAIPAGVLADRWNRKWVMVGADVIRAGAVGVLAALIAAGHASFWVLPVVAFVEGAGNAMFLAAQAGALRAIVPLPQLPEAMSSLDGREAAVRLAGPPLGGALFAVANVLPFAVDAASYLFSTGSLLAIRAPFQQSAERNRGSLRARAAEGLRYLWKQRFLRTCALLFGLTNFIVPGLLLAVVVLAHRRHLSGGEVGLLVASFGASVLVGAMIASSIRRALPVRGVLLLELWTYLGSAVFLFWPNVFVLAASLVPAGLAIPASDSVVHAYRIAMTPDRLLSRSESVRSTLSLAIAPFGPLLAGYLLSVTTPRITVSVFVAVSAVLAGWATLSPSIRSAPRLDEVFNAGGTGDPPLQAC
- a CDS encoding PHP domain-containing protein; translation: MSSARDPVADLREIAYLLERTGAATPRVKAFRTAASVAESLGIEELTRRAANGTLTQLAGIGDSTAGAIADSIAGRRPAYLAKVEPDLPPDEPPSRMRRALRGDLHMHSDWSDGGSPIEEMVRAARDLGHEYVALTDHSPRLTVARGLSPERLREQLDVVRRLNEEMAPFRILTGIEVDILEDGALDQEDELLGELDIVVASVHSKLRMDRAPMTRRMVTAIANPHTDILGHCTGRLLAGRGRPESEFDAEIVFEACRQFGVAVEINSRPERLDPPRRLLRQAVESGCVFSIDTDAHAPGQLEWQRNGCERAEECGVEPARVINTLAVADLLSRPR